In Macrobrachium nipponense isolate FS-2020 chromosome 15, ASM1510439v2, whole genome shotgun sequence, a single genomic region encodes these proteins:
- the LOC135194851 gene encoding arginase, hepatic-like, with product MWPKIIERSLLTLATRQRATHNCFQVIISRRSKTNYVGVLSAPFNKGQRRPGVKDGPTAIKETGVLTRLQEMGVVVKDYGEVPMDATKSAPKSPTKGGGHEVPLGPDGERNHTAVLTYNRKLASSVATVVKEGALCLTLGGDHSIAIGTINGHAQANPDHQVVVLWVDAHADINTGASSLSGNMHGMPVSHHLREVKDKVNRLPDKWPEPSISANHIAYIGLRDLDDAERVLLKDLGVLAYDMREVDNVGIEEVIRHCLEVLQPSGTRPLHVSFDIDSLDPAEAPSTGTPVRAGLTLREGLKIVEAARDTGFLKAFDLVEVNPELGKKDDALLTAEAAKAVLLAALAGRRGT from the exons ATGTGGCCCAAAATCATCGAAAGGTCTTTGCTGACACTCGCGACCCGGCAACGAGCGACACATAATTGCTTCCAGGTCATCATCTCCCGTAGGAGCAAAACCAACTACGTAGGGGTACTCTCGGCTCCTTTTAATAAGGGACAG cgtcgGCCTGGAGTTAAAGACGGCCCAACGGCAATTAAGGAGACGGGCGTTCTTACACGTCTTCAGGAAATgg GTGTCGTTGTCAAAGACTATGGCGAAGTGCCCATGGACGCGACAAAATCAGCTCCCAAGAGCCCGACGAAAGGCGGCGGTCATGAGGTTCCCTTAGGTCCTGATGGCGAACGAAACCACACCGCCGTCCTCACTTACAACCGAAAATTGGCTTCTTCGGTTGCCACGGTCGTCAAGGAGGGCGCCCTGTGCCTCACCCTCGGAGGAGACCATTCCATAGCCATCGGAACCATCAACGGACACGCCCAAGCTAATCCAGACCATCAG GTGGTGGTGCTGTGGGTCGATGCTCACGCGGACATCAACACCGGAGCCTCTTCGTTGTCAGGCAACATGCACGGGATGCCGGTCTCCCACCACCTGAGGGAGGTCAAGGACAAGGTCAACCGCCTTCCGGACAAGTGGCCGGAACCAAG tatatCTGCCAACCACATCGCCTACATCGGACTTAGGGATCTCGATGATGCTGAAAG GGTATTACTGAAGGACCTCGGTGTCCTGGCTTACGACATGAGGGAGGTCGACAATGTCGGAATCGAGGAGGTCATAAGGCACTGCCTTGAGGTACTCCAGCCATCGGGGACTCGTCCCCTTCACGTATCGTTCGACATCGATTCCCTAGACCCAGCTGAAGCTCCGAGCACAGGAACTCCAG TCCGCGCCGGCTTAACCCTCAGGGAGGGCCTGAAGATCGTCGAGGCAGCGAGGGACACGGGCTTCCTGAAGGCCTTCGACCTCGTGGAGGTGAATCCAGAGCTGGGGAAGAAGGACGACGCCCTCCTGACGGCGGAAGCCGCGAAGGCGGTTTTACTAGCAGCGCTGGCTGGACGGAGAGGAACATGA